The genomic DNA GAAGAATGGGGAGCTTCGGAACCGCCTCGGCGATTCTGACGTAATGGTTGATGACTTCCTTCTGGGAAAGGTCCGTGAACCAGGGAGTCAAGATGGACACTGCGTCAACCCCAATGTCCTGCGCCATCTTCGTCGTCTCGATGGCCTCCTGCGTGGTCATGGCCGCGGTGCCGGCGTAGACCGGAACGCGTCCCCTGGTCTCGTCCACGACTACCTCGAGGATTCTTTTCTTGCTCTCGAAGGGGAGCGCGAAGAACTCTCC from Bacillota bacterium includes the following:
- a CDS encoding dihydrodipicolinate synthase family protein, which translates into the protein MARFAAKGIIPAMATPTDKWGTLNEGALRKLVNHLIDGGVHGLFPVGSQGEFFALPFESKKRILEVVVDETRGRVPVYAGTAAMTTQEAIETTKMAQDIGVDAVSILTPWFTDLSQKEVINHYVRIAEAVPKLPIL